TCACCTATCCCGCCGGCGTATTCGTCCACAACGACGAGTTCAAGCACATCCTCATGGCGATGGAGACCGTCATCACGAAGGAGGGCGTGTCGTATAAGAACGTGCAGGGCACGGCCGGGGAGCGCCAAAAACTGACGGAGAGTTACGAACACCTCTGCAAACTGCGCGACGAGGTGATCGCGATGGGCATTCTGCCTCCCGTCGGCGAGTGGGGCCGCCTGAATCCGCACCTGAAATAGCGGGCAATGCAAAACTGAAAAGGACCGGATGCATCCGGCCCTTTTTAATTGGACGAGCGGAAGTCCACGGGAATTGTGATTTCCACGGGGACCTTTCGTCCGTACAGCTCTCCCGGCTTCCAGTGCGGGGAGCTTTCAAGCGCCCGGACCGCTTCGGCGGACAACTTGCTGTCGGGCGGTGAGCAGGACGCAGGCGCCGATCAGACCCCGGAACGTCATGGCCTGGCCTGGAACACGGCGCGCAGTTCGCCGTCGCTCAACAGCAGCAGCATCGGGCCGTCCATGTCGTAATGGGTCACCGATTCGAGCATTTTGGTGAAGGCGTCCTCCTCGTCCATGCCCGGGCAGGCCATCATCGTCGCGGCCAGAGGCCCGATCTTCAGCGTGCGTTTCCCGTCGGTCTTGTAGGCGCCCGTCAGGCGGTTGCAGGCCCCGACGCCCGTCAGGCGGTTGCCTTCGGCGAGCAGCGTGACGGTGAATTTGCCCTCCTCGGGTTTGACCGCCTTGCCGCCGAGCTGGATCAGCTGCCACTCGGTGCCCGCCAGCGGGCGGCGGGTCTTTTTCTGGTAGGAGCGGCAGTTGCAGCATCCGGCCATAAAGGCCGCAGCGACAGCGACTATCGCAATTTTCAGTAAAATCTTCATCGTTTTTCCATTTGGATCATATGGCAAATATAGGGAATTAATTATACCTTTGTACAACTTCCGGACCCGATATTTCCGCCGCAGGCGGATATAAGTCCCCGCTTCGGCGTGGATTCAAGGGAGGGTCGGGCCTGTACATGCGGCCAGAGGCTGCGAGTACGGCGGTTGAAAGCACGAAGGCTTAAATAATTTCAAGATAATTTTTTATGAAAACCATCATCGCTTCTCCCCATGCGCCCAAGGCCGTGGGTCCCTATTCGCAGGCCGTCGAGGCCGGCGGCGCGCTCTATGTTTCGGGACAGCTCCCGATCGACGCCGCGTCCGGAAAGATGGACGAAGGCATCGAGGCCCAGACGCGCCGGTCGCTCACGAACCTCGGCCATATTCTGCGCGAAGCCGGATACGATTATTCCGACGTGGTGAAAACCACGGTCCTGTTGCAGTCGATCGGCGATTTCGCCGCCATGAATGCCGTCTATGCGGAGTTCTTTACCTCGGAGATGCCGGCGCGCATGTGCTACCAGGTCGCGGCGCTGCCGATGGGCGCGCTGGTCGAAATCGACGCCGTGGCGGTGAAATAATCCCGCCTTCGGACCGAAGGCGCGCTCCGGGTATCTGGGGCGTGCCTTTTGCTCTTTTGTAGATATTTTGTGAATAAGTTTGGCTCTTCATGCTGGCTTTTTATCCGGAAAAGCCGCAATTTTGTAGAACCGGGTTTTGCCCGCCGTGACGCCTGAAATCTGAAAATATAGAAATAATAGTCTGAAAATAGTTATGTCAAAAGCCACCAAAGCCGACACGCCGCAGAAGGTCAATTACAACGATGCGGTTGCCGAGTCGAAGAAGTATTTCGACGGGGACGACCTCGCCGCCACGGTGTGGGTCAGCAAGTACGCCCTCAAGGACTCTTTCGGAAACATCTACGAGAAATCGCCGCGCGAGATGCACGAGCGCATCGCTTCCGAAATCGAACGCATCGAGCAAAAATACCCGAATCCGCTCCCGAAGGAGGAGGTTTTCGCGTTGCTCGACCATTTCCGTTACGTCATTCCGCAGGGCGGCCCGATGACCGGCATCGGCAACAATTTCCAGGTGGCGTCGCTGTCGAACTGCTTCGTCATCGGCCATAAGAACCCCGCCGACTCCTACGGCGGCATCTTCCGCATGGACGAGGAGCAGGTCCAGCTGATGAAACGCCGCGGCGGCGTGGGCCACGACCTTTCGCACATCCGCCCCACGGGTAGCCCGGTGCTCAACTCGGCACTCACGTCGACGGGCATCGTGCCCTTCATGGAGCGTTACTCGAACTCGACGCGCGAGGTGGCGCAGGACGGGCGGCGCGGCGCGCTGATGCTGTCGCTGTCGATCAAGCATCCCGACGCCGAGCGGTTCATCGACGCCAAGGTCGACACGGGCAAGGTGACGGGCGCCAACGTCTCGATCAAGATCGACGACGATTTCATGCGTGCGGCTCTCGCCGGGAAGAAATACCACCAGCAGTTCCCGATCAAGTCGGACAACCCCAAATACGAGCAGGACATCGACGCCCGGAAGCTCTGGGAGAAGATCATCCACAACGCGTGGAAGTCTGCCGAACCGGGCGTGCTGTTCTGGGATACGATCATCCGCGAAAGCATTCCCGACTGCTATGCCGACGAGGGTTTCGTGACGGTTTCGACCAACCCCTGCGGCGAGATCCCGCTCTGCCCCTACGATTCGTGCCGCCTGCTGGCGATGAACCTGTTGAGCTATGTGGACAACCCGTTCAAGGCCGATGCGAAGTTCAATTTCGACAAGTTCAGGGACCACGTATACAAGGCGATGCACATGATGGACGACATCATCGACCTCGAACTGGAAAAGGTCGAACAGATCATCGGGAAGATCGCCGCCGACCCCGAAGACCTGGATGTGCGCCGCGTGGAGCTGGAGCTTTGGAAGAAGATCCGCGAAATGGCGCGGAAGGGCCGCCGTACGGGTCTGGGCATCACGGCCGAGGGCGACATGCTCGCCGCGCTGGGTCTGCGCTACGGCACGCAGGAGGCGATCGACTTCGCCGTCGAGGTGCAGAAGTGCCTCGCTCTGGCGGCTTACGGCGCTTCGGTGAAGATGGCCGCCGAGCGCGGCGCCTTCCCGGTTTACGACGCCGCGAAGGAGGTGAACAACCCGATGATCGCCCGTATCCGCGAGGCCGATCCGGCGCTCTACGAGGAGATGACGAAGGTGGGCCGCCGCAATATCGCCATGCTGACCATCGCGCCCACGGGAACCACGTCGCTCATGTCGCAGACCACTTCGGGCATCGAGCCGGTGTTCCGCACCGTCTACAAGCGCCGCCGCAAGATCAATCCTTCGGACGTGGACACCCACGTCGATTACGAGGACGAAACGGGCGAAAAGTTCCAGGAGTACAACGTTTACCATCATAATTTCGTCAAATGGCTGGAAGCCAGCGGATACGACACCTCGAAGCTGGCGACGATCTCCGACGCCGAACTGAACGAGTGGGTCGCCGCGTCGCCCTACCACGGCGCCACGGCCAACGACATCGACTGGGTGGCCAAGGTCAAGATGCAGGGCGCCATCCAGAAATGGGTGGACCATTCGATCTCGGTGACGGTGAACCTGCCGAACAACGTCTCGGAGGCGTTGGTGGCCGATGTTTACCGCACGGCTTGGGAGTGCGGCTGCAAGGGCGTCACGGTCTACCGCGACGGCTGCCGCGACGGCGTGCTGCTGGAGAAGAACTCCAAGAGCCGGAAGAAGTGCGAGGAGCATCCCGGCGAGGTGCAGAAGCGTCCCAAGTCGATTCCTGCCGACATCGTGCGGTTCAAGAACGGCACGGAGGACTGGATCGCCTTCGTGGGCTTGCAGGGCGGGCGTCCCTACGAGGTCTTCACGGGTAAGATCGAGGAGGACGCCATGTTCATTCCCCCGAAGATCAAGAAGGGCTTCATCATCAAGGTCCGCGAGGCGGACGGTACGAAACGCTATGATTTCCAGTACACCGACCGTTACGGTTATACGAACACCATCGGCGGCATTTCGCGTCTGTTCAACGAAGAGTTCTGGAACTACGCCAAGCTCATTTCGGGCGTGCTGCGTCACGGCATGCCGATCGAGAAGACCGTGTCGCTGATCGAGTCCCTGCATCTGGACAGCGAGTCGATCAACACGTGGAAGACCGGCGTGTGCCGTGCATTGAAACAGTATATCGTCGACGGCACGAAATCCAAGGGTAAATGCCCGAGCTGCGGACAGGAGAATATGGCCTATCAGAACGGCTGTCTGACCTGCATGTCGTGCGGCTATTCCAAGTGCGGCTGATGTTTGTTTCCACCTGATTTGTGTTCTAAAAAGCCCCAATGCCCAGGCATTTGGGGCTTTTTACATTTTGAAGCCCTCTTTTTTTCTGTTTTTTTGACCGGATTTGAATGGTTTTTGTGAAAAAATTGTGTACTTTTACGACAAGTATGTAAGACGTATTAAAGATGAATATTATGAGAAAGATTTTCTTGACTTTTTTGCTCGTGGCTTTCGCCTCTGCCGCATTTGCCGAAGGAACGCCGAAGAAGCCGAGCGTTGCCGGATTCGTGTCGAACGGATTCTGGGATAATTGGGAGATTTCGGCCGGTTTCGGAACCGGCACAGCCTTCTCCAACGGCGGTAACTCCGGCTCTTGGGGCGACCGTTTCGGTTTCGAGGGCAACCTGTCGGTGACGAAGTGGGTGCATCCGGTCTTCGGTATGCGCGCTCAATTGCAGGGCGGATGGTTCAACAATTTCGATTCCCAGATCGGCAAGATGACGTGGCCGTACATGTTCGGACACATGGATTTCATGGTTAACGCCTCGAACTGGATCGGCGGTTACCGTGCCGACCGTGTGTGGTATGCCGTGCCGTTCGCCGGTTTCGGTTACATGGCTTCGAACTTCACGGACCGTAGCCAGCGTGAGAATGCATCCGGTTCGCGTCAGGACTTCGCCTTCACGGCGGGTCTGCTCAGCAAGTTCCGCCTGTCGCCCGCATTCGATTTCAATATCGAACTCAAGGGGTTGCTCGCCAAGTCGGATATTTGCCCTGCGGAGATGAACGGTTCTTATCTGGCCGGACTTTCCGCTACGGCTGGTATCACCTACCGCTTCAACCAGCGTGGCTGGGAGCGCGGCGTTCCGGGCTATACGGCCGATGACATCCGTGCTTTCCAGAATGCAGTGGCTGCGGGCAATTCCGCCCTCGAAGCCGCCCGGTCGGAGAATGCGGATCTGGCCAACAGACTGAAGGCTGCCGAGGCCGAGGCCGACGCCGCTAAAGCCGCTGCCGCCGCTGCTGCTGCCAAAGCCGCCGCCGAGGCCGCTGCCGCACAGAAGGTGAACACCCTCAGCCCGACTTCGATCATTTTCTACGATTACAGCATGTCGAAGCTGACGCCGAAGGAGAAGACCCGCCTCGAACTGATGGCCGACCTGATCAAGAGCGGTCCGAAAGACCGGGTCTACAAGATCGAGGGCCACGCCGACCAGCAGACGGGTACGGCGGCAGGCAACAAGCGCGTTGCCGAGAACCGCGCCAAGAGCGTTTACGACTTCCTCGTAAAATGCGGCGTGAACCCCAAACAGCTGACCTACGAAGGCAAGGGCAACGCAGCCAATGTTTACGAGAACAACCAGAAGGCCAACCGCGCCGTGATCATCAAATAAGGCCGGGCCGTATTGGGGAGGGCGAATGGAACCTTCCCGCCATAGAGAAAAAGATGCTCCTCGAAAAGGAGCATCTTTTTTCATATATATATAAGGTATGCTTTTTTGCCGAACCCGGACTTACCGGATGATGACGGCGTTGACGAGCCGTACGCCCGAACGGCGGTTTATCTCCTCCTTGAGCGCCTCGCGCTGGTAGAAAAGTTCCGAGCGCAGGACGCTCGACTGTATGCGTACGTACAGGATGTGCTTTTCGAGCCGCAATTCGGTGGTGACATCCGCGGCGCGGTCGCCGACAATCTCGCGCCATGTGTCCGGCAGTTTGCCTTCGGCGACTTTCGCGGCGATGTAGGGGCGTTTGAAAAACTCCTCCAGCAGGTCGCCCATCAGCATGGTTTTGGTTCGTCTCATGGCTGTTCGTCGGTTGATTCGGGTACGGATCGCTCTTTTTCCGCGCCTTTCGCGGAATCTTCCGTTGCATTTCCTGCGGCGTTCTCCGGGGTGTTTGCGGCATTTCCCGCTGCATTCCCGGCCGGGCCTTCCGCCGGATCTTCCGCCGCGGCCCGCTCCTGCGTCACGGTGCCTTCGGCGACTGAAAAGAGCGTGTAGTCGCCGCCCGCCTTGTCGAGAATCCGTTTCAGGCGTGTCGGGTTGCAGTCGGTGATCAGGATTTGCCCGAAGGTGTTGTCCGAGACCAGCCGGATCAACTGTTCGACCCGCCCGGCGTCGAGCTTGTCGAACAGGTCGTCCAACAGCAGGATCGGGCGTTCGCCCTTCGTCTGGGCGACGACGGCGTACTGCGCCAGTTTGAGGGCGATCAGGAAGGATTTCTGCTGTCCCTGCGACCCGTATTTGCGCAGGGGATAACCTCCGATTTTCAGCACCAGGTCGTCGCGGTGAATGCCTGCCGTCGTGAATTCGTTGACGATGTCCTTCTGCCGCGCATCGAGCAGTATCTCCTCGAACGGACGGTCGTTCAGCTCCGATTTGTAGTGCAGTTCGACCTGCTCCCGGTCGCCCGAGAGGATGCTGTAATAGGCCGCGGTCACGGGTTGCAGCCGCTCGGCGAACTCCTGCCGCCGGGCGTGGATGGCCTTGCCGTGTTCGCACAGTTGCATGTCGTAGATTTGGAGCATGGTTTCGTCGGGCCGGGTTTTCAGCAGGCGGTTGCGTTCGGCCAGCACGGCGTTGTAACGCATCACCGAACCGAGATAGGCGCGGTCCAGCTGCGAAATGAAGGCGTTGAGATAGCGTCGGCGCTCGTCGGCGGCGTCCGAGATCAGCGCGCTGTCGGCCGGCGACACGATCACCGCGGGAATCAGTCCCACGTGGTCCGAAAGCCGTTCGTACTCCTTGCCGTTGCGCTTGAGCACCTTGCCGCCCTTGCGCGAGAAGCTGCACACGATGGTTTCCCGCTTGCCGGCATCGCTCGCATAGGTCCCTTCGACGAGGAAGAAGTCGGCGCCGTGGCGGATGCTCTGCCCGTCGGTCATCGGCAGCGACGACTTGCACATCGAGAGGTAGTAAACGGCGTCCACGACGTTGGTTTTGCCCGCGCCGTTGTCGCCCACCAGGCAGTTGATGCCGGGGCACAGCGCGAGTTCCTCCTGGGAGATGTTTTTGAAATTCAGCAGCGCTATTTTCTTCAGATGCATAGGACAAAAATACAAAAAATCCGGACACGACATTGCACATTGTGAATAGTTTTGTATCTTTGCAAACTATCGTACGAATTATAAACTAATAACACAATAAGCAATATGGCAAAGCAGAACGTCGCCGAGCAGGAAACCCTCGGCGAAGCAATGAACAAAACGGAGTTGTTTTTCGAGAGGAACGGCCGGACGATGTCCTACGTTTTCCTCGGTCTGCTCGTCCTCGCAGCCCTCGTTTTCGGCTACCGCTCGCTGATCCTCCAGCCCCGCGCCACGAAGGCCGCCGAGATGATCGCCGAGGCGCAGAACCGTTTCGAAGGCGAGAACCCCGATTTCGAGACGGCGCTGCTGGGCGACGACAACGCGGCCGGTTTCCTCGACGTGATCGAGAAGTACGGCTCGACGCCTTCGGGCAACCTCGCCAAGCATTATGCGGGCATCTGCTACCTGCGTACGGGCGATCTGGAGAACGCCGCCAAATACCTGGCGAAGTTCTCGCAGCTGAAAGGTATCCCCGGGGAGCTGATCAACGCACAGAACTACGGTTTGCAGGGCGATATCGCCGTCGAGCAGCAGGACTACGCCAGGGCGGTGAAGTTCTACGAGAAGGCCGTGAAGGCCGCCGACAACAACCTGACGGCCCCGATGTACCTGCGCAAGGCAGGTCTTGCGGAGCAGGCGCAGGGCAATGAGCAGAAAGCCGCGGCTTTCTATGAAGAGATTTTGACTTCGTATCCCGCCTCGATGGAGGCCCGCGATGCGGAAAAGCTGCTCGGCAGCATCAAATAGCGAAAGACGATGGCGACCAAGAATCACAACCTTTCCAAATTCGACTCACCCCTGCCTTCGGCCGCTGACATGCGGTTCGGTATCGTCGTGGCCGAGTGGAACCGCGAGGTCACCGAGGCCCTGTTG
This Alistipes shahii WAL 8301 DNA region includes the following protein-coding sequences:
- a CDS encoding DUF721 domain-containing protein, which encodes MLMGDLLEEFFKRPYIAAKVAEGKLPDTWREIVGDRAADVTTELRLEKHILYVRIQSSVLRSELFYQREALKEEINRRSGVRLVNAVIIR
- a CDS encoding OmpA family protein, giving the protein MRKIFLTFLLVAFASAAFAEGTPKKPSVAGFVSNGFWDNWEISAGFGTGTAFSNGGNSGSWGDRFGFEGNLSVTKWVHPVFGMRAQLQGGWFNNFDSQIGKMTWPYMFGHMDFMVNASNWIGGYRADRVWYAVPFAGFGYMASNFTDRSQRENASGSRQDFAFTAGLLSKFRLSPAFDFNIELKGLLAKSDICPAEMNGSYLAGLSATAGITYRFNQRGWERGVPGYTADDIRAFQNAVAAGNSALEAARSENADLANRLKAAEAEADAAKAAAAAAAAKAAAEAAAAQKVNTLSPTSIIFYDYSMSKLTPKEKTRLELMADLIKSGPKDRVYKIEGHADQQTGTAAGNKRVAENRAKSVYDFLVKCGVNPKQLTYEGKGNAANVYENNQKANRAVIIK
- a CDS encoding adenosylcobalamin-dependent ribonucleoside-diphosphate reductase, which translates into the protein MSKATKADTPQKVNYNDAVAESKKYFDGDDLAATVWVSKYALKDSFGNIYEKSPREMHERIASEIERIEQKYPNPLPKEEVFALLDHFRYVIPQGGPMTGIGNNFQVASLSNCFVIGHKNPADSYGGIFRMDEEQVQLMKRRGGVGHDLSHIRPTGSPVLNSALTSTGIVPFMERYSNSTREVAQDGRRGALMLSLSIKHPDAERFIDAKVDTGKVTGANVSIKIDDDFMRAALAGKKYHQQFPIKSDNPKYEQDIDARKLWEKIIHNAWKSAEPGVLFWDTIIRESIPDCYADEGFVTVSTNPCGEIPLCPYDSCRLLAMNLLSYVDNPFKADAKFNFDKFRDHVYKAMHMMDDIIDLELEKVEQIIGKIAADPEDLDVRRVELELWKKIREMARKGRRTGLGITAEGDMLAALGLRYGTQEAIDFAVEVQKCLALAAYGASVKMAAERGAFPVYDAAKEVNNPMIARIREADPALYEEMTKVGRRNIAMLTIAPTGTTSLMSQTTSGIEPVFRTVYKRRRKINPSDVDTHVDYEDETGEKFQEYNVYHHNFVKWLEASGYDTSKLATISDAELNEWVAASPYHGATANDIDWVAKVKMQGAIQKWVDHSISVTVNLPNNVSEALVADVYRTAWECGCKGVTVYRDGCRDGVLLEKNSKSRKKCEEHPGEVQKRPKSIPADIVRFKNGTEDWIAFVGLQGGRPYEVFTGKIEEDAMFIPPKIKKGFIIKVREADGTKRYDFQYTDRYGYTNTIGGISRLFNEEFWNYAKLISGVLRHGMPIEKTVSLIESLHLDSESINTWKTGVCRALKQYIVDGTKSKGKCPSCGQENMAYQNGCLTCMSCGYSKCG
- a CDS encoding RidA family protein → MKTIIASPHAPKAVGPYSQAVEAGGALYVSGQLPIDAASGKMDEGIEAQTRRSLTNLGHILREAGYDYSDVVKTTVLLQSIGDFAAMNAVYAEFFTSEMPARMCYQVAALPMGALVEIDAVAVK
- the recF gene encoding DNA replication/repair protein RecF (All proteins in this family for which functions are known are DNA-binding proteins that assist the filamentation of RecA onto DNA for the initiation of recombination or recombinational repair.), with product MHLKKIALLNFKNISQEELALCPGINCLVGDNGAGKTNVVDAVYYLSMCKSSLPMTDGQSIRHGADFFLVEGTYASDAGKRETIVCSFSRKGGKVLKRNGKEYERLSDHVGLIPAVIVSPADSALISDAADERRRYLNAFISQLDRAYLGSVMRYNAVLAERNRLLKTRPDETMLQIYDMQLCEHGKAIHARRQEFAERLQPVTAAYYSILSGDREQVELHYKSELNDRPFEEILLDARQKDIVNEFTTAGIHRDDLVLKIGGYPLRKYGSQGQQKSFLIALKLAQYAVVAQTKGERPILLLDDLFDKLDAGRVEQLIRLVSDNTFGQILITDCNPTRLKRILDKAGGDYTLFSVAEGTVTQERAAAEDPAEGPAGNAAGNAANTPENAAGNATEDSAKGAEKERSVPESTDEQP
- a CDS encoding META domain-containing protein; translation: MKILLKIAIVAVAAAFMAGCCNCRSYQKKTRRPLAGTEWQLIQLGGKAVKPEEGKFTVTLLAEGNRLTGVGACNRLTGAYKTDGKRTLKIGPLAATMMACPGMDEEDAFTKMLESVTHYDMDGPMLLLLSDGELRAVFQARP
- a CDS encoding tetratricopeptide repeat protein, with amino-acid sequence MAKQNVAEQETLGEAMNKTELFFERNGRTMSYVFLGLLVLAALVFGYRSLILQPRATKAAEMIAEAQNRFEGENPDFETALLGDDNAAGFLDVIEKYGSTPSGNLAKHYAGICYLRTGDLENAAKYLAKFSQLKGIPGELINAQNYGLQGDIAVEQQDYARAVKFYEKAVKAADNNLTAPMYLRKAGLAEQAQGNEQKAAAFYEEILTSYPASMEARDAEKLLGSIK